One Orcinus orca chromosome 8, mOrcOrc1.1, whole genome shotgun sequence genomic window, tcaactgGCCACAAACCTTTGTTTTCCCACTTATGAGCTGTTGGGTTCAGGGAATCTATAGCTGTCCTCTACTCTGGACCCAATCTAAGCTGCTGGTACCCCCAAGCCCCTTAAATAACATCTTCAAAACTGGGTGTCAACAGCCTGGTCTTGAAAAGTTTCCTTCTGGGAAATATTCTGGAAATTAAGCAAACTCTATCACATTAGGTAAAACCCCATTCTAAGTTTTCAAACATTATtattatgttcctttttttttttttttttttttttgcggtacgcgggcctctcaccattgtggcctatcccgttgcagagcacaagctccggacgcgcaggcccagcggccatggctcacggccccagccgctccgcagcatgtgggatcttccctgaccgggacacgaacccgcgtcccctgcatcagcaggtggactctcaaccactgcgccaccagggaagccccaattatgTTCCCATTTTATTATTGAGAAAGTTGAGATTCTAATTGGGTAAGCAATTTTCCCAAGAACGTACCAAAGGAGGGATATGGGCCAACTAAGTCTGTCTTAacccaaaaacaaggaaagagaagaaaagacgtGGACCACCAAGAAACTCCAAAACCGAACTTAACCCTTTTCTCCCCTAGAAGTTGAGTATTTGCCTAATACTCTTAGAGGTGCTACCATTTAAAAGTTGAGACTTGGGTCTGAAGAAAAGATAATTCTGCTCCCCTATGAAGAGAGCACAATGGGGCAGAAAGAGCACCACATTTGGAGTTAGAAAGTCccagattggggcttccctggtggcgcagtggttgagagtccgcctgccgatgcaggggacacgggttcgtgccctggtccgggaagatcccacatgccgcggagcggctgggcccgtgagccatggccgctgagcctgcgtgtccggagcctgtgctccgcaacgggagaggccacaacagtgagaagcccgcgtaccgcaggaggaaaaaaaaaaaaaaaaaaagaaagaaagtcccAGATTGAaatgttgattttctttcttcctaggtGTGTGGCAAGTTGGGCAACctccttaacatctctgagcctcctttTACTCTTCCATCAAATAGTCATGGCTATACCCAACTTAAAGGGCTGCGGGAAGGATTAGGGCTAATGTATGAGTTGGGTATTGCCTGTGGCACAAACCCTGTGTGACTGCATTTGTACCCAGATGATCTGCCACCTAATCTCTGGTCATGTGCATCGAACAATCTTGTCCCTAAATCAGAGGGAACCCTGGGATCTCACCATGAGATGGATCGAAAATGGACTATGACAATTTCAGAATTAGAGGTTGAGAAAGATATTGAAATTAACCAAGTTTACTCATGACTTGAAAGTAGGAAGGATCTGATTATCTAAAGAACTGCAGGTAGATTTCTTTGATTCCATAAATCATAAATATGTAGTTAAATGTAGGAAGGCGGCAAAACAAATTCATAGCAAAAGAGCAGAGAATTTGCCATCAAACCAATATTGTTCGGAACACACACCTTCCACTTATTAAACGGGGTGACCTTAGACAAATTAATCTCCCAGAAGTTCAGATTCCTCATTAGTGAAAAATAAGATAACAGCCCTTGAAGGACTATTTCcaggattaaacaagataatataCGCAAAGCTCCAAGGTTTTTAGTGGAAAGGGTGAGTAAGTGGGCTGTAAGCACACAAGAAAAccataataaaatcagaaataacaaACTAGATTTACCTACATAACATGGATAAATCACAAAGATGTGCTACATGTGGGAAAAGACACAAAAAAGATCatgcatataaaatttaaaacacactaaaatcactacatttttttaaagatacacatatttctgggacttccctgatggagcagtggtgaagactctgagctcccaatgcagggggcccaggttcaatccctgctcagggaactagatctcacatgcatgccacaactaaagagttcgcatgccacaactaaggagccagcgagccgcAACCAAGgaacccacctgccacaactaagacccggcacaaccaaataactaagtaaaataaatattaaaaaaataaagatacacatatttctaaataaatataaaaggaataaaCATGGGAtgatatatatttcacatatactAAAGTAGATCGCTATGAGGGGTTGGGGAAGGATTGAGGATGGAGGGATAGGAgggaaaataatatgaagaaaGACCTTGCCCTGTTCAATAATGATGGTTTATCAGGAACTGGGGAATATGGTTAATATGCCCCAGTTCCTGATTCAAGGAACTGGGAAATAGTCAAGATTTCCTTGAATCTTTGGATTCAAGATTCCATGATATGTTTAAGTATCTATCAATCACTTGAAATAGTGCCTGCATATTTAATATACTCAGTAATTAGTAGCTAGAGTATACACATTACATAGTACAGATGTTAGGAAAATTCTTTCAAGAGCCTCATTTAGCCCATACACCTAGACATACAAATCATGGACTGCGAGAGCAAAAGAACTTTAATGATCATATAATCTAGCCCTACCATTTTTCAGGACAGAAAGTAAAGCCCAAGGAGGGAAAGTGAACTTCTGAAGGTTATTCAGCTAGTTAGTGTTTGTCCTAGAGGTGGTAGCCATGGATCTTGACCATACCAAAAGGACCTTCCAAAGAACGTAACTCATCCCCAGGCCAGGCTGCTGGAGTGGGGTGGAGGGAACAGCTCAAGGAGGCTGTGTTTTACATGATATGTCAgtgtctccctcccactagtGACCACTGATGAGAGCTAGAGGAAAGATTAAAGTGGTAAagattaaaatggagaaaaagactttcagttttttattgatgctgagatgtaattgacatataacagtgTGTAAGATTAAGTTGTACAATGTGTTggtttgatacacatatattgcaatatgattgccACCATAGCATAAGCTAACACCTCTGTCATGTCCCATAACTATCATGTCTTCTTTGTGGTGAGAACAATCAAggctcttagcaactttgaagtttacaACACAGtatttcaactataatcactgtgctgtgccctagatctccagaacttatttatctactagttgctagtttgtacccttaaacatcTTTTAATACCAACTGACTAAGCAATTTTTGACCACACGCTGAATtagataataagaaaaatatgtatcaaTGGTTAATATGAGGGAATAGTTCACATAAAGAGCAGATTTGTCATCTTCCaacttctgaaatgctttcctgAGAAAAAGGAATTAGAACGGCTGTGTCTGGAAGAGGCGAAACTAAAGTCAATGCATAgaatataaagagaaagaatCCAGATACAAAAAGAGAATTAACAGGTAGAACTGTCCACAGATAGAAGCTCACAAGGCAACCGTACAAACACGTGGAGGGTGTGCAGCAGAGGAGACTCCAAGATCCAGTGGGGATTAGAGCAGATGCTGCCTAGATTGTTTCCAAATCTCGGAGTCTATGTGTCTCTTATCTTCACAGGAATTTCCAAATATAAACCAGAGTTAATTTGAATTAGAAACACCAGCTCATGGCTCAGCTTCCAAAAAATGCAGGATGCCAGAGAAGAATCAGCCAGGTGTAAGATTTCTCAAAAACAATCTCTGCACATTTGCCCAGAAATATAAACCTAACTTCTACCAGAGAGAAAACATCAGTCTTTcaattctgggatttttttttttcatttcattctcagcCTCAGATCAACAGTCTATGTGGAATCCATGGCCAAGAATAATTTCACCAGAGTAACTGAGTTCATCCTTATGGGCTTCACTGGCTCCCTTAAGCTGGAGATTCCCCTCTGCCTGGTGTTTCTGAGTCTCTGTCTAGTCACCCTTCTGGGGAATATAGGGATGATGATTCTGATCCAAGAGGATGTCCAACTCCACACCCAACGTACTTCCTTCTGAGTCACCTCTCCCTGCTAGACATCTGCTACACCTCGGCCATCACCCCTCAGATCCTGGCCACACTCGCCACAGGCAAGACAGTCATCTCCTATGGCCAGTGTGCTTCCCAGTTCTTTTTCTTCACCATTTGTGCAGGCACAGAGTGTTTCCTGCTGGCTGTGATGGCCTATGATCGCTATGCGGCTATTAGCAACCCACTGCTCTACACTGTGGTCATGCATCCCAGGGTCTGCTGGAGTCTAGTGCTGGGAGCCTGTGTCTATGGGGTAGCGAGGTCCATCCTGCGTACCATGTGTGCTTTCACCCTCGCCTTCTGTGATAACAATCAGATCAACTTCTTCTTCTGAAGCTTGCCTGCAGTGACACAACAAACATTGAGACTGTCGTTGTCTTCTTTGGCAACTTTGTGATTTTGGCCAATGCCTTGGTCATCCTGATTTCCTACCTGCTTAGCATCAAGACCGTTTTGAGGGTGAACTCTTCAGGTGGCAGGGTTAAGGCTTTCTCCACATGCTCCTCCcacctcactgctgtggccgttTTCTTTGGGACCCTCATCTTCATGTATCTGCAGAGTGGTTCAGGCAAATCCCTCGAGGAAGACAAGGTAGTGTCTGTCTTCTACAGTGTGGTCATCCCCATGCTGAGCCCTGTGATATACAGCCTGAGAAATAAGGATGTGAAAGCGGCCTTCAGAAAGGTCACTGGTAGATTCCAAGTGTCATAGAGTGTGTAGATCTTGGTCCATTTTTTTCCCGTATTAATATATCCTAATAGGCACCAGCAGTATATGCAACCGGTACCCACAAACAAAAAGAAGGTAGAGAGGTACCACAGGCACACAAGAAAAACTGCAAATCTACAGCAACATGgttggaactagagattatcatacaaagtgaggtaagtcagaaagagaaagacaaataccatatgatatcacttatatgtggaatgtaaaatatgacacacatgaacttatctatgaaacagaaacagactcacagacatagagagcagacttgtggtgGCCAAGGGTGAGGAAgcgtgggggaaggatggagtgggtgtttggggttggtagatgcaaactattatatataggatggataaacaacaaggtcctactgtgtagcacagggaactatatttaatatcctgtgataaaccataatggaaaagaacatgaaaaaagaatttatatggatgtataagtgaatcactttgctgtacagcagaaattaacactactttgtaaatcaactatacttcaataaaagatttttttaaaaacttttaactgCAAATGTGATAACATTTATTTCCAGCAATTCAAATGtactttcttctccctctcccacctccagtcCATTCCTAAGAACCCAGAAGTCTCATACTGCTCACTGACATCATAATTTATAGAATCTCAGAGTCCCCAGAGGTCTTCAGTTAATCTCAATCCAGCCCAATACTCTTTGCATGCTTGGGTTTCCCATCCTTTCTCTCTCAGTTTTGCTCCCATCAATACTGCCTTTTTTTCTGGGACAAGGATTATATCAGGAGATCCCTGTGGATAAAActaaatagtcttttttttttttttaagtgcgtGAGTGACTGATCACCTCAGTAAGGGAGGAGTGTTGTGTAAGACAAAACTGAGTCTCTAAATGGCCAAGGGAAGGGAGTGTTTAAGAAATGagccttcgggcttccctggaggctcagtggttgagagtccgcctgcctatgcaggggacacgggttcgagccctggtccaggaagatcccacatgccacagagcaactaagcccctgcaccacaactactgagcctgtgctctagagccctcaagccacaactactgagcccacgtgccacaactactgaggcccgcgcacctagaacccgtgttctgcaacaagagaagtcaccacaataagtccgcactccacaatgaagagtagcccctactcgccacaactaaaaagaaagtccgtgcgcagccatgaggacccaacgcagccaaaaattaattaattatttattttttttaaaaaaagtatctcCCCCTTGGGgatttaaactgaaaaatatgGGAAAAGACTAAGTTAGCTGAGAAATGAGACTCACAAATGATGATAAGCTATGGAGAGAATGGCTTAGTCATGTTTACGGACAGACCAGAGAGGAAATGAGCAAATGTCAGACGCTGAGGAGGCAGCCATataaaccagtccctggtgctaCACTAGATCTTTCCAAATCTTGAGTTATGTTCCAGACTGAGTTTCAGCACTCCCAATAGGTCCCCCCAAGCAATCCCTGTCTCCTTTTTGGAGCATAAAAGTCTTAACCATAGACCCATATTCTACTAGATAATCTGAATGGTCTCTTTTACAACCTAAAGAACCTAATAACCCATTGTCCTAGCTCCTAATaaaatatgattattattattattaatacagcTAAGAGTTACAGAGCACATATTATATGTCAGACACTATTCTAAAAACTTTTAGATGTATTTAACAACTCTACGATGCCTTAGCAACCCTATGGTGTAGGTGCAATTATTATCCCCACGTAGGGATGGGGAAAATAAGACATAGAGAAGTTAAGTTGTCCAGGGTCACGGAAGCAAGCCTCTTGCTTTGAGCTCAGGGACTCAGGTTCCAGAAACTCTGGTCTTATCTACTATCTTATATCACCTTTGAACACCATTTTATAAACAATTGTCCCTTCTCTGGTACAGAGTGACTTAAGGCAAAATGGCCCCTGAATCATCttgcggtacacctgaaactaaaacaacattgtgaatcaactatactccaatataaaataaaaattaaattataaataaataaataaatttctcccaacaacaacaacaaaatagccTTATTCATTAGGCTCTTTCTCCAGGAATCATAAAAGATAGTTTTTCTGCTTAGGAACTTGGGATTCATGTGAAGGGACATTCAAAGGTCATAGGTaagagaagacaaaataaataaaataaaagacctaTTAACCTCTTTTAACAAGGAGAGAACTTTACTCAGCCTAAATCCCTATACACTTGCCAGTTCTGGGCTAAGCAGCTGGATGAatagaagctggaagagattGCATGTAATggttattcaataaaaatttattcagaACCTACACGGACCCTATTCTCTGTGATGGCTAAGATAGGACCTGGGCATTTAAGTCAGCATCAGCCATGGGGCTTGTCCCAGATAAGACAGCTCTATTGATGTCTGAGAGACTGAGAGCAACAATGATTCTCAGATCCACAATCCACCAAGCGGTGTCCGAGTCCCCTACATTCAACCCctctgaaataaaaggaataagagATCCATGCCTGCTTCCCAGCATCCTCTGCAGACCCACAAAGGAGAAACTATCTACACAAGCATACTCCTCACCCCCCCACCACCCATTATCAACCTACAAGACCCATTCATTTACTTTATCCAGGTCTCTGCAGAAATGTTGCCTCATTTGGGAGAAACCTTTCTTGACCACCATATCTAGAACAACAGCTCCCCTACTGCATGTCACTGTCTATCCCCCTACCCTGCTATTTTATTCTTCAAGACACAACAATGCCTGATATCTAActgcatgtttgttttttatcccCACCCCCAGTAAAATGTAAGTTCCATGGAGGCAAGAACTACTATTTTTAGTGCACCTCCTGAatcacagtaggtgctcaagaaagaTCTATTGAAAAGCAGAAAGATTTAAATGAACAGGACTTCTATTTCTGGCAATACAGTGGACTAGGATTTTCTGACCAAGGTGGCTccttaaaaacatgtaaaaagctaaaataaaaaggtgaaaaGATACTTAGAAATCAAACGCTAAACatccaaggggaaaaaagaacctCAAGACGTAAGCAGAGTACGGAAGCTCTGTTTGCCATCGATAGCATCTCCCCGTGAGGCTATAGAACAACAGTTCCCCTACTGCATGTTGTCTATTGTTGTCCACTTTGCAGCTTAAAGCAGCAAACCTTTCCTATTGCAGCTTCTGTAGGGGCAGGAATCCAGGCACAGGCTAGTTGGATGTctttggctcagggtctctcacaaaGCTGTAATTAACATGTTGGCAAGGGCTGAAAGTTAAGGCATGGATTTGGGAAGACTTGGATCCTTCCCCACTGGCAGCCAAATATGTCAGTTCCTTGCTACGAGGACCTCCCCGTGAGGCAGCTCACAACATGACAGATGACTTTCCTCAGAAATAATTGCCCGCCACAGTCTTCTTGAAACTTAATCTCAAAAGTAACATCCCACCACATCTTATCTACTAAAGGTGAGTCACTAAATCCAGGCCATTCCCAAGAGAGGGAAATTACTCAAAGACGTGAACACCAGAGGGCAGGAATCATCAGGGGCCATCTAAGGGGCTGCCTACCACAGTTTGCCCTCTGACCCCAAATGATTCATGTTATTCAGCTAGGACTGGTTAAAAAACTAGACTTTTaaccagcctcctttgcagctaaGTATAGACATGTAGCTGAGAGTTTAGCCAATAGAATGTTTGAATAAACGGTGTAGACCATTTCCAACAAGCCATGCTCCTTCCCATTCTGCTGGCTTGAGGCAAGTGAACACAGTGATGTTGGAAGTCGCCGGTTGAAGGTCAAAAAGCCACAATATGAATGACGACTTGTAAGGCTGGTAATGGTTTCCCTCTGTTACTAGCTGTGAGGTACCGCATCATCCCATCTTGGTTTTCTTAAATCTTGTCCCCACCTTTTTTAAATAGTGACTTTACTAGACATTACCCAAGCTGAATGTGTCATCCGTTACTTGTGAGTACCCTAACTGATACAGACCTCTacctctcaccacacacaaaaatgaattcaCAGTGGACTAAAGAACTaaatatgaaagagaagttaataaaagttttataaaataatagagGAGAATGTTCTCATAACCTCATTATGTGGAAGAATTTCATATATGTAAAAAGAAAGCATTAATCATAAATTTATCCCTAAATGTGTCAGTATCCATTAAAGAGGTTCTGTTCATTAAAACACATGATTAAGAAGATGAAAGGTCAAAACACAGAAtaggaaaaaatctttttaagaCACACAATCAACAAGGACTATTAtattgtgtgagtgtgtgtgcgcgcgcacgtgcCCGTGTGTGTACTTAATAATCACTAAGAGAAGATGGCTCAAACAGGTAATTCACAAAAGAGACTATTTCCAAATAGCCAATAAACCGATGAAGAGATGCTTCTTCTCGttagtaatcaggaaaatgcCAATTGAAACCACAGTATGCTCGTTagattagcaaaaattaaagagtatGACGCCACTATATTGACAAGGATATGGAAAATGGGTAGTATAAATTAGTCTAACAATTTTGTTAAACAGTTTGGCATTatcctttaaaaatcaaagatacACATAACCAGTGACTCAGCTATTTCAGTGACCTAAGTATGCACGATGGTGAAACTCTTGCCCGTGCCTACCAGGGTGCAGGTGCAAGAATGTTCATAAAGCATTGTTATAATAGCACAAAACTCAAAACACTTGCCTCTAGGTTTTTATTCTTCTGATCTGGAGTGTGGATGTGATGGCTGGGGCCCTGGCTGCCATTCAGCTACTAAGGTGACCTTGAAGCTACAAGCCACGCATAGAAAACAGCAGAGCAGAAAGGACCTAAGCCCCTGATGACATTTTTAATCCACCATACCAGCCATGGACTGCCTCTCTCCAGGCTTCTTTTATGTGGAAAAAGAATTAATGTTTATCTTATTCAAGAAAACAACCAACTagaaacaactagaaaacaaatatatatacaaagagagagagatcaaaaATAAGCCAAACTAAGACATATGATTCAGTGATACACAAACAGATGATGTGCCTCCCCACTTTCCTTGGCAACAACAGAATGGAAATCAAGGGGCCCTAGGAGGCCCCTTCTCAGTTATGACTTTTCCCAGTTCTGTTGCTGTTACTGATTTAACACCATTAAAGTGATCTtcctttatttcaaaattaaataggctgataaaaaggaatgaaataacgccatctgcagcaacatggatggacctagagatcatcatactaagtgaagtaagtcagacagagaaagaaaaataccatatgatttcacttatatctggaatcttaaaaaatggtacaaatgaacttatttacaaaacagaaagagactcacagacgtagaaaacaaacttatggttagcacaggggaaaggtggggggatggataaattaagagtttgggattaacatatacacactactatatataaaataaataattaataaggacttactgtatagcacatggaactctactcaatattttataacaacctatatgggaaaagaatctgaaaaagagtggatatatgtataactgaatcactttgctgtatacctgaaattaacacaacattgtaaattaactatactccaagataaaataaaattttttaaaaaaaataataaataggctAAAGGACTGAACCCTTCTCCCACAGAATATTTTGTGAGGCAGAAGTTTAAACTAAAGAAGACCTGATACTCCAGACTCTGCCTCAATATAGAATGGAAagagggctgggaactgagggcTGGGAACATCTATATTGGGTTTAGTCACCTTTCCCAGAAGTGGTAAGACTTGAACTGGGTCTGGAAGGAAGCAGAATCCTTGAGCAGACCAGACTAATGGGTGAGACTGTGGTTTCACGGTCCTAGTCTCCTCGCCCTGACCATAGCCATCCTCCACCATCATTTCTGATCAGCCCTCCAGCTGGCAGCTGAGAAGCTATGTGACCTCGGATAAGACGTGCACCACCACCCCCGGGTCTGTACCTTCATCTGTAATGTATCAAAGTAGGTCTGGATTGTCTCTCCGTTTCTTTCCAGCCCTGGAGGAAGTGGCATGGAAGTGAGGATGTTCAGTCCCTGACGAGCACAGAGAGGAACATGGGAAATTATGTCATTTAGGATCTACCACGTACCCTCCTGAGCTTTTTAATCCCCAGACCCATTGTTTTCTTACCTACTGAGAGCCCTGAGTCAGCTCTAATTGATGGCAGAAGACTTCTCCCAGAAACATAAAGCCCTGACCCACTCATTTTGTGATTTGCAGGCAAGTCTGGACTCACGTAACCCCCACTGCAGGCAGGTGAATTATCACAGTGAATCATAGAGAAAAAAGAGTCCCCCTTTCATTTAGCATTACCACCTTCATACCAGAAGCATCATCTTAGGTGACACCTGTAAGATGTTAAAAACACCAAAGGTTTCAATTGGATCAGAAAACTCAACGATTCAGAAACAAGGCAATCTGAATTGGGCAAGAAGGCGAAACAGTTAGACACCTGGAGAACCTGGAGGTTGCAAGCTTTGAATGTTGCCCAGGAACTCTGGATAAAACTGAGTGCACAGCCTGGTCTTGCTACC contains:
- the LOC101285494 gene encoding LOW QUALITY PROTEIN: olfactory receptor 9I1-like (The sequence of the model RefSeq protein was modified relative to this genomic sequence to represent the inferred CDS: inserted 2 bases in 2 codons), with the translated sequence MAKNNFTRVTEFILMGFTGSLKLEIPLCLVFLSLCLVTLLGNIGMMILIQEDVQLHXPTYFLLSHLSLLDICYTSAITPQILATLATGKTVISYGQCASQFFFFTICAGTECFLLAVMAYDRYAAISNPLLYTVVMHPRVCWSLVLGACVYGVARSILRTMCAFTLAFCDNNQINFFFXKLACSDTTNIETVVVFFGNFVILANALVILISYLLSIKTVLRVNSSGGRVKAFSTCSSHLTAVAVFFGTLIFMYLQSGSGKSLEEDKVVSVFYSVVIPMLSPVIYSLRNKDVKAAFRKVTGRFQVS